In Silene latifolia isolate original U9 population chromosome 6, ASM4854445v1, whole genome shotgun sequence, the genomic window CGGAAAACTCCTACTTTCTTGTAGACTTGTAGTGCCTATAAACAACCCGATTACCACCTTTAGTAAAGGGTATATGAGTATCTCTCTCTAAACAAAACaaattataaatttaaatttCTTCATTAGAAGATAGGAGTAATTTTTAGGGGATAACTTGGCTACAAACATAGCCTTTCAAGCAAACCAGTGTATGAGCATAGATTACTTATATCTAGTTTCATGAGTGATGGAGTGTAAAGTGATGAAGATGTTTTtttttaggtaagaaaactagattgatcctctagggtaggatcAACCTATCTCTGAAAGTGATGAAGATGGTTTGTGCATGTACAAAAATGTGTTGATTCAATTGAAATTTAAAATATGGGCCAAGGAAATTTTGCTTTTAGCTGATGGAAAATAGGAAAACGGTGGAGAAAGTAAATACtgtagtattttttttttgctcttttaGATTAATTTAGTAAGTGTGCAAGACATGACCGTCTTTTAAATTGATAAATTTCTAACTGTTAAGAAAGCAAGTTAGCAGGGAAAACTAACGGAGTTATTAGAATCCCTTAACTGTAAAATTTAGAAGTTGAGGTCCTTAACTGGAAAAAAAAAGAAGCAAAGTATAGGTCCTTATCTTCCCCTTAACTCATTTAGCAACTCAACGACTTAGAAACGAAGTTGGAAGAATAAATCGAAGCCTGTATTATATGGATTTGTTTTCAATAAATACTTTGAAATAAACCCACTTTAAGAATTTATGTTAAATGTGTATAAATATACAGAGGAAACTAATGATCTAATCCTACTCGAAGTTTCAACATTTTTATGAAGTAGCGGGATTAGCCCAAATATAAATATACAGaggaaacaaaacaaacacacgACTCCTAAGCGGGAACCACATGAAGCCCAGGAACGCCTCCAACATCATATTTAGGTATATATAGTGAGACGTAAGATTGTACCAAAATACCTAAAAAAAGTTCTCCAAATTCCTAGTGGCGTTCATTTGCCCAAATCTCTTTTCACTCCGTTCATATCAATAGATCGATTCGATAACAGAAAGAGCAAGACGACCAAGATGGAGACCAGGATACCATCTTCAAACGTATACATACCCCCTCAAGTGTTGACCCGAATTCTTGCAAACTTATCGGCAAAAACCCTATTAAGATTCAGGTGCGTCTGTAAATGTTGGTGTTCTATTATCGACGACCCTTATTTTGTGAACATGCATTCCAAACGgtgcaacaacaaaaacaaaaacaaaaacttaAATTCGATTGAATTATTAGAGCTCGAGTGTTTAGAACATGGTGGATTAATTGGATGTTTGCTGACACTTCGTGAGGCTGACACTTTCCGTAAAACTGGTGATATTTTCAATAGTTCTGAACGCTACGTTCTTCATGGAAGTTGTAATTCTTTGATTTTAATAAGCCTCGATTTCTGTGATGGCGAAGGAATGAGAATATGTAATCCTAGTATTAGAAAATCACTGCTACTTCCGCATTGCCCTCTTTTTCAACTGGACGACTACAACAATACCTATGTACTTGGATTTGCGTCTCAGagtaatgactttaaagtcattgcaATCTCATTTTTGAGTATTCGAGGTGTACCGCTTCCAGAGATGCGTCTTGCAGTTTTCACACTAAATGATCAACAATGGATTGTCAGGGATCGTGATGACGGTTTGTCTCCTAATCATTTGTACGGGCCTTATTATTTCTGTGATGGCGGAGCTCATTGGCTTGGATGGGCTCCATGCAAGGATAGTATTAGTAATCAAGATAAAAAATCAACTCATCTTATTTCTCTTGATTTTGATACGGAAAGTTTCACCTTTTTGGAACTGGCACTTGCGTTGGATGAAGATATAATAACTTTAAGGTTTCTATTTCTTCATGGGGAGTCATTAGCTTATTTTTGCATTTCCTGTGAACGTCTCAAAATATGGGTGTTGAAACAGGAGAGCGGAAAGAGGGAGTGGACTTTATGGTTTTCAGGTCCGAGTGCTTTAGGTTTTGATGTGTTCTACTATGAAGGATCAAGAACAAAAAGGGTGTTATATTGTGATGGTGATGGCGATGGTGATAGTGGTTATCTTATTTATGCGAAGATCTCCTATAATATTGCTACAGGCGAAGTGGGGCCGCTTCAAAAGACTATGAATCCTTACAGAACATTGGAACCGTATGGAGAGAGCTTGGTGTTTTATTATGAAAGCTTGGTGTTGTGCAAAGGATATGGTGTTGAGGATATGACGACTTCACCAATTCGCTGG contains:
- the LOC141587861 gene encoding uncharacterized protein LOC141587861, producing the protein MHSKRCNNKNKNKNLNSIELLELECLEHGGLIGCLLTLREADTFRKTGDIFNSSERYVLHGSCNSLILISLDFCDGEGMRICNPSIRKSLLLPHCPLFQLDDYNNTYVLGFASQSNDFKVIAISFLSIRGVPLPEMRLAVFTLNDQQWIVRDRDDGLSPNHLYGPYYFCDGGAHWLGWAPCKDSISNQDKKSTHLISLDFDTESFTFLELALALDEDIITLRFLFLHGESLAYFCISCERLKIWVLKQESGKREWTLWFSGPSALGFDVFYYEGSRTKRVLYCDGDGDGDSGYLIYAKISYNIATGEVGPLQKTMNPYRTLEPYGESLVFYYESLVLCKGYGVEDMTTSPIRWGK